A genomic window from Sphingomonas taxi includes:
- the thiC gene encoding phosphomethylpyrimidine synthase ThiC: MADIPARTEIGVTTGPIRGSKKIHVGPLGVAMREIHLDPSSGEPPLRVYDTSGPYTDPAARIDIMAGLPQLRRAWIENRGDVESYDGRELRPEDNGQLGPDRSGGVPQFPNAVRRPLRARAGANVSQMHYARRGIVTPEMEYVATRENLGRAMLRDHVRDGESFGASIPDYVTPEFVRDEVARGRAIIPSNINHPESEPMAIGRNFLVKINANIGNSAVASNVAAEVDKLVWSIRWGADTVMDLSTGRNIHDTREWILRNSPVPIGTVPIYQALEKVGGIAEELTWEIFRDTLIEQAEQGVDYFTIHAGVRLPYIPMTAKRVTGIVSRGGSIMAKWCLAHHKESFLYERFDEITEIMKAYDIAYSLGDGLRPGSIADANDEAQFSELYTLGELTHRAWAQDVQVMIEGPGHVPMHKIQENMTKQLQVCGEAPFYTLGPLTTDIAPGYDHITSGIGAAMIGWFGCAMLCYVTPKEHLGLPDRDDVKVGVVTYKLAAHAADLAKGHPAAKLRDDALSRARFDFRWRDQFNLSLDPDTAESFHDQTLPAEGAKTAHFCSMCGPKFCSMKITQEVREFAAKQNAPVATFVAAEEAEAGMADMSERFREKGGEVYLPAAE; this comes from the coding sequence ATGGCCGACATTCCCGCACGTACCGAGATTGGCGTCACCACCGGCCCGATCCGCGGCTCGAAGAAGATCCATGTCGGCCCGCTGGGCGTCGCGATGCGCGAGATCCATCTCGATCCCTCCTCGGGCGAGCCGCCGCTGCGCGTCTACGACACCTCCGGCCCCTATACCGATCCGGCCGCGCGCATCGATATCATGGCCGGCCTGCCGCAGCTGCGTCGTGCGTGGATCGAGAACCGCGGCGACGTCGAAAGCTACGATGGCCGCGAACTGCGTCCCGAAGACAATGGCCAGCTCGGCCCCGACCGCTCCGGCGGCGTCCCGCAATTCCCCAACGCCGTCCGTCGCCCGTTGCGCGCGCGCGCCGGCGCCAACGTCAGCCAGATGCATTATGCCCGCCGCGGCATCGTCACGCCCGAGATGGAATATGTCGCGACGCGCGAAAATCTCGGTCGTGCGATGCTGCGCGACCATGTCCGCGACGGCGAGAGCTTCGGCGCGTCGATCCCCGATTACGTTACCCCCGAATTCGTCCGTGACGAGGTCGCGCGCGGCCGCGCGATCATCCCGTCGAACATCAACCATCCCGAATCCGAGCCGATGGCGATCGGCCGCAACTTCCTGGTCAAGATCAACGCCAATATCGGCAACTCCGCCGTCGCCAGCAACGTCGCGGCGGAGGTCGACAAGCTCGTCTGGTCGATCCGCTGGGGTGCCGACACGGTGATGGACCTGTCGACCGGCCGCAACATCCACGACACCCGCGAATGGATCCTGCGCAACAGCCCCGTGCCGATCGGCACCGTGCCGATCTATCAGGCGCTGGAAAAGGTCGGCGGCATCGCCGAGGAGCTGACCTGGGAGATCTTCCGCGACACGCTGATCGAACAGGCCGAACAGGGCGTCGACTATTTCACCATCCACGCCGGCGTCCGCCTGCCCTACATCCCGATGACGGCGAAGCGCGTCACCGGCATCGTCAGCCGCGGCGGCAGCATCATGGCGAAATGGTGCCTCGCGCATCACAAGGAATCGTTCCTCTACGAACGGTTCGACGAGATCACCGAGATCATGAAGGCCTATGACATCGCCTATTCGCTGGGCGACGGCCTGCGCCCCGGCTCGATCGCCGACGCCAATGACGAGGCGCAGTTCAGCGAGCTCTACACGCTCGGCGAGCTGACCCACCGCGCCTGGGCGCAGGACGTGCAGGTGATGATCGAAGGCCCGGGCCATGTCCCGATGCACAAGATCCAGGAGAATATGACCAAGCAGCTCCAGGTCTGCGGCGAGGCGCCTTTCTATACGCTCGGGCCGCTCACCACGGATATCGCGCCGGGCTACGACCATATCACCAGCGGTATCGGCGCGGCGATGATCGGCTGGTTCGGCTGCGCGATGCTCTGCTACGTCACCCCCAAGGAGCATCTCGGCCTGCCCGACCGCGACGACGTCAAGGTCGGCGTCGTCACCTACAAGCTCGCCGCGCACGCCGCCGATCTCGCCAAGGGCCACCCCGCCGCGAAGCTGCGCGACGACGCGCTGAGCCGCGCCCGCTTCGATTTCCGCTGGCGCGACCAGTTCAACCTGTCGCTCGACCCCGATACCGCCGAGTCGTTCCACGACCAGACCTTGCCGGCCGAGGGTGCCAAGACCGCGCATTTCTGTTCGATGTGCGGCCCGAAATTCTGCTCGATGAAGATCACGCAGGAGGTTAGGGAATTCGCCGCCAAGCAGAATGCGCCGGTCGCCACTTTCGTCGCCGCCGAAGAGGCCGAGGCGGGCATGGCCGACATGAGCGAGCGGTTCCGCGAGAAGGGCGGGGAGGTGTACCTGCCGGCGGCGGAGTAA
- a CDS encoding DUF427 domain-containing protein, translating to MAEAYWNGVRIAASDDIVTVEGNAYFPRAAVDPAVLVDSATTSVCPWKGTAHYHTLRVDGAENRDAAWYYPQPKDAAKEITDRIAFWKGVEVR from the coding sequence ATGGCGGAAGCATATTGGAACGGCGTACGGATCGCGGCGAGCGACGACATCGTCACGGTCGAGGGCAATGCCTATTTCCCGCGCGCGGCGGTCGATCCGGCGGTGCTGGTCGATAGCGCGACGACGAGCGTGTGTCCGTGGAAAGGCACCGCACATTACCATACGCTGCGCGTCGACGGGGCCGAGAACCGCGATGCCGCCTGGTATTATCCCCAGCCCAAGGATGCCGCCAAGGAGATCACCGACCGGATCGCCTTCTGGAAGGGCGTCGAGGTGCGCTGA
- a CDS encoding Txe/YoeB family addiction module toxin, with the protein MIVAFWPTAWDDYLHWQAHDAKLFDKINALIEECRRHPFKGTGKPEPLGGNLSGWWSRRISHEHRLVYRVAGSGAEQTVQVAQCRYHY; encoded by the coding sequence GTGATCGTGGCGTTCTGGCCGACGGCGTGGGACGATTACCTTCATTGGCAGGCGCACGACGCCAAGCTCTTCGACAAGATCAACGCGCTGATCGAGGAATGCCGGCGCCATCCGTTCAAGGGGACGGGCAAGCCCGAGCCGCTCGGGGGCAATCTGTCGGGCTGGTGGTCGCGGCGGATCAGCCATGAACATCGGCTGGTGTATCGCGTCGCCGGCAGCGGGGCGGAGCAGACGGTGCAGGTGGCGCAATGCCGCTATCATTATTGA
- a CDS encoding type II toxin-antitoxin system Phd/YefM family antitoxin: protein MQAVSYSEARENLKSMIDKVVADRAPLAITRQRGEGAVLVSASEWASIEETLYLLRSPKNAERLLEAVRGFEAGGEGVPLP, encoded by the coding sequence ATGCAGGCCGTCAGCTATTCCGAAGCGCGTGAGAATCTGAAGTCGATGATCGACAAGGTCGTCGCCGATCGCGCGCCGCTCGCCATCACGCGCCAGCGCGGCGAGGGCGCGGTGCTGGTTTCGGCGAGCGAATGGGCGTCGATCGAGGAAACCCTCTACCTGCTGCGCTCGCCGAAGAATGCGGAGCGGTTGCTCGAAGCGGTCCGCGGCTTCGAGGCGGGCGGCGAAGGCGTGCCGCTGCCGTGA
- the ung gene encoding uracil-DNA glycosylase, with protein sequence MTPRIDPSWAAPLAEALACPSLAALDAFLAAEAAAGKAIFPPAADRFRALELTPLDRVRVVILGQDPYHGPGQAHGLSFSVRPGVRPPPSLVNIYKELHADLGIAPARHGFLEAWARQGVLLLNTVMSVESGRAGSHRNRGWERFTDAVIRAVAGKPDPVVFLLWGAHAQQKAGFVTRPDHLVLAAPHPSPLSAYKGWFGSRPFSQANAFLVAHGAAPIDWALPDA encoded by the coding sequence ATGACGCCGCGGATCGATCCGAGCTGGGCGGCGCCGCTCGCCGAGGCGCTCGCCTGCCCCAGCCTGGCGGCGCTCGACGCCTTCCTCGCCGCCGAGGCGGCGGCGGGCAAGGCGATCTTCCCGCCGGCGGCGGACCGGTTCCGCGCGCTCGAACTGACGCCGCTCGACCGGGTGCGCGTCGTCATCCTCGGCCAGGATCCGTATCATGGGCCGGGGCAGGCGCATGGGCTGAGCTTCTCGGTACGGCCGGGCGTGCGGCCGCCGCCGAGCCTCGTCAACATCTACAAGGAATTGCACGCCGACCTCGGCATCGCACCGGCACGCCACGGCTTTCTCGAGGCGTGGGCGCGGCAGGGCGTGCTGCTGCTCAACACGGTGATGAGCGTCGAGAGCGGCCGCGCCGGATCGCACCGCAACCGCGGCTGGGAGCGATTTACCGATGCGGTGATCCGCGCGGTCGCCGGCAAACCCGATCCGGTCGTCTTCCTGCTATGGGGCGCGCATGCCCAGCAGAAGGCCGGCTTCGTGACCCGACCCGACCATCTCGTGCTGGCGGCGCCGCACCCTTCGCCCTTGTCGGCGTACAAGGGCTGGTTCGGCAGCCGCCCGTTCAGCCAGGCCAATGCGTTTCTGGTCGCGCATGGCGCAGCGCCGATCGACTGGGCGCTGCCGGACGCCTGA
- a CDS encoding alkylphosphonate utilization protein: protein MQNDDDSFVYEEASGEWISAADAAAAAGAPADGAVEVRDSVGNLLADGDQVTLIKDLTVKGAGQTLKRGTLIKSIRLTGDAQEIDCKFDGIKGLVLRAEFVRKR, encoded by the coding sequence ATGCAGAACGACGACGACAGCTTCGTGTACGAAGAGGCGAGCGGCGAGTGGATCAGCGCGGCGGATGCCGCGGCGGCGGCGGGGGCGCCGGCCGACGGCGCGGTCGAGGTGCGCGATTCGGTGGGCAATCTGCTCGCCGACGGCGATCAGGTGACGCTGATCAAGGACCTCACCGTCAAGGGCGCGGGCCAGACGCTGAAGCGCGGCACGCTGATCAAGAGCATCCGGCTGACCGGCGACGCGCAGGAGATCGACTGCAAGTTCGACGGGATCAAGGGGCTGGTCCTGCGCGCCGAATTCGTCCGCAAACGCTAG
- a CDS encoding S41 family peptidase, with product MTAMLAGCGGGGGSSLTAGNGTGNTPTTGTPAPTPTPTAVAGCSLRDRQDWVAAQMREWYLFYDTLPASLDPTPYASVDTYLDALTATARAQNKDRHFTYLTSIKEENAYYSSGSTAGFGWRFGLTADGHLYVTEAFEGAPGLAANVDRGAEILAIGTSASNLQTVASLFQSDGTGAALNTALGPDTAGTTRYFQVKDGSGTRTVAVAKSDFTLDPVSSRYGAQIITDGGQRYGYVNLRTFITTADAALRTAFARFKSAGVTNIIVDMRYNGGGLLSTAVLLTNLLGANRSTGDVMSYTSFRPEKASNNETTYFAPQTESVAATRIAFIGTRGTASASEYVINAYIPYLHANAGLIGTNTYGKPVGQIPLDKAACDDRLRVIAFALQNSARQGAYYNGLADTVEASCRAADDIAYPMGDPREASTRSALDFLQGKSCTRLTAAAGAEARALSVPIEREALMPTSGRISTARREVPGLF from the coding sequence ATGACCGCGATGCTGGCCGGCTGCGGCGGCGGCGGCGGGTCGTCCCTGACCGCCGGCAACGGCACTGGCAACACCCCGACGACCGGCACGCCCGCGCCGACGCCCACCCCGACCGCGGTCGCCGGCTGCTCGCTGCGCGACCGGCAGGACTGGGTCGCGGCGCAGATGCGCGAATGGTATCTGTTCTACGACACCTTGCCCGCCAGCCTCGACCCGACGCCTTATGCCAGCGTCGATACCTATCTGGATGCGCTGACCGCGACCGCCCGGGCGCAGAACAAGGACCGCCACTTCACCTATCTCACCTCGATCAAGGAGGAGAATGCATATTATTCCTCCGGATCGACCGCGGGCTTCGGCTGGCGCTTCGGGCTGACCGCCGACGGGCATCTCTACGTCACCGAGGCGTTCGAGGGCGCGCCGGGCCTCGCCGCGAACGTCGATCGCGGTGCCGAGATCCTCGCGATCGGCACCAGCGCGAGCAACCTGCAGACGGTCGCCAGCCTGTTCCAGAGCGACGGCACCGGCGCTGCGCTCAACACCGCGCTCGGCCCCGATACGGCGGGGACGACGCGCTATTTCCAGGTCAAGGACGGCAGCGGCACGCGCACCGTCGCGGTGGCCAAGAGCGACTTCACGCTCGATCCGGTGTCGAGCCGCTATGGCGCGCAGATCATCACCGACGGCGGCCAGCGCTACGGCTATGTCAATCTGCGCACCTTCATCACCACCGCCGATGCCGCGCTGCGCACCGCCTTCGCGCGGTTCAAGAGCGCGGGGGTCACCAACATCATCGTCGATATGCGCTACAATGGCGGCGGGCTGCTCTCGACCGCCGTATTGCTCACCAACCTGCTCGGCGCCAACCGCTCGACCGGCGACGTGATGAGCTATACCAGCTTCCGCCCCGAGAAGGCGTCGAACAACGAGACGACCTATTTCGCGCCGCAGACGGAGTCGGTCGCGGCGACCCGCATCGCGTTCATCGGCACCCGCGGCACCGCCTCGGCGAGCGAATATGTCATCAACGCCTATATCCCGTATCTCCACGCCAATGCCGGGCTGATCGGCACCAACACCTACGGCAAGCCGGTCGGCCAGATCCCGCTCGACAAGGCGGCGTGCGACGACCGGCTGCGCGTGATCGCCTTCGCGTTGCAGAATTCGGCGCGACAGGGCGCCTATTACAACGGCCTCGCCGATACGGTCGAGGCGAGCTGCCGCGCCGCGGACGACATCGCCTATCCGATGGGCGATCCGCGCGAGGCGTCGACGCGCTCCGCGCTCGACTTCCTGCAGGGCAAGAGCTGCACCAGGCTGACTGCGGCGGCGGGGGCGGAGGCGCGGGCGCTGTCGGTGCCGATCGAGCGCGAGGCGCTGATGCCGACCAGCGGGCGCATCTCGACCGCACGGCGCGAGGTGCCGGGGCTGTTCTAA
- a CDS encoding ferritin-like domain-containing protein, which translates to MGLFSKDIATFEDLYVHQLEDIYYAEQQITKALPKMIEKATDVQLRQGFEQHLRETEGQIERLRRVFEIEGRQPKGATCPAIDGIIKEANEVAGEVSDKAVLDAALTAAAQAVEHYEISRYGTLVTWAKQLGRTESAALYQQTLDEEKATDEKLTQLATSKLNARAEAVEA; encoded by the coding sequence ATGGGCCTGTTCAGCAAGGACATCGCGACCTTCGAGGATCTCTACGTCCACCAGCTCGAGGACATCTATTACGCCGAGCAGCAGATCACCAAGGCGCTGCCCAAGATGATCGAGAAGGCGACCGACGTGCAATTGCGCCAGGGCTTCGAACAGCATCTGCGCGAGACCGAAGGGCAGATCGAGCGCCTGCGCCGCGTCTTCGAGATCGAGGGCCGCCAGCCCAAGGGCGCGACCTGCCCGGCGATCGACGGCATCATCAAGGAAGCCAATGAGGTCGCCGGCGAGGTGAGCGACAAGGCGGTGCTCGACGCCGCGCTGACCGCCGCGGCGCAGGCGGTCGAACATTATGAGATCAGCCGCTACGGCACGCTGGTCACCTGGGCGAAGCAGCTCGGCCGCACCGAGAGCGCCGCGCTGTACCAGCAGACGCTCGACGAGGAAAAGGCGACCGACGAGAAGCTCACGCAACTGGCGACGAGCAAGCTCAACGCGCGGGCCGAGGCGGTCGAGGCGTAA
- the pepN gene encoding aminopeptidase N, whose protein sequence is MLDALNAIAQPAPAATGAISRHDYRPPAWLVPETRLVFDLDPAATRVTATLSVTRNDASGDPLRLDGAGQRPLAVRVDGVAIDDWRIEGEQLVVPLAGDAHTIETEVEIAPERNTQLMGLYASGGILCTQCEAEGFRRITYFPDRPDVLSRYAVRMVADAARYPVLLANGDPVAAGTLDDGRHWAEWNDPFPKPSYLFALVAGDLAVNRGQFTTQSGRGVDLGIWVRAGDVEKTRHALHALELAMAWDERVYGREYDLDVFNIVAVDDFNFGAMENKGLNIFNSRYILADPDTATDYDYDAIAAVVAHEYFHNWSGNRITCRDWFQLSLKEGFTVYRDQGFSADQGSAAVKRIEDVRGLRAAQFPEDAGPLAHPVRPESYIEIGNFYTATIYNKGAELIRMMATILGPQAFRAATDLYFTRFDGTAATCEDFVACMEEASGRDLTQFRLWYSQAGTPRVAASLSHQAGDGRATLRLAQHVPATPGQPDKQPMVLPLRIRVFGAETGRALGDEQLVLLDEAASTIVFDGITERPVLSVNRGFSAPVIIESDRSAADLAFLSAHDDDPFARYEAMQQLMLDTLVATTIEGRPDNDAVITAVANTLDDRTLDPAFVAEAVLLPSEGFIGDQLAMVDPEAIFRAREGLRRALGLRLADRWRDAYERAPDGPYVYSPAAKGHRRLRSVALGYIAASGADDAATIAFRQFERADNMTDRQGALGTLANGYSDEREAALDIFYHRYAGNSLVIDKWFQTQALSSRDDTGRLVADLARHPDFTLANPNRARALVGAFGANQRAFNAADGSGYRFLADQLIALDKLNPQTAAKLLPPLARWRRFDSDRAALMRGALERIVATPGLSKDVFEQASKSLG, encoded by the coding sequence ATGCTCGACGCCCTCAACGCCATCGCCCAGCCCGCTCCCGCCGCGACCGGTGCGATCAGCCGCCACGATTATCGCCCGCCCGCCTGGCTGGTGCCGGAGACGCGGCTGGTGTTCGACCTCGATCCCGCCGCGACGCGGGTCACCGCGACGCTGTCGGTGACGCGCAACGACGCCAGCGGCGATCCGCTGCGGCTCGACGGCGCCGGCCAGCGCCCGCTCGCGGTGCGCGTCGACGGCGTCGCTATCGACGATTGGCGGATCGAGGGCGAGCAGCTCGTCGTCCCGCTCGCCGGCGACGCGCATACGATCGAGACCGAGGTGGAGATCGCACCCGAGCGCAACACGCAGCTGATGGGCCTCTATGCCAGCGGCGGCATCCTGTGCACGCAATGCGAGGCGGAGGGCTTCCGCCGCATCACCTATTTCCCCGACCGGCCCGACGTACTGAGCCGCTATGCGGTACGGATGGTCGCCGATGCGGCGCGCTATCCGGTGCTGCTCGCCAATGGCGATCCGGTCGCGGCGGGCACGCTCGACGACGGCCGGCATTGGGCGGAATGGAACGACCCCTTCCCCAAGCCCTCCTATCTGTTCGCGCTGGTCGCCGGCGATCTCGCGGTCAACCGCGGCCAGTTCACCACGCAATCGGGCCGCGGCGTCGACCTCGGCATCTGGGTGCGCGCCGGCGACGTCGAGAAGACGCGGCATGCGCTCCACGCGCTCGAGCTGGCGATGGCGTGGGACGAGCGCGTCTACGGCCGCGAATACGACCTCGACGTGTTCAACATCGTCGCGGTCGACGATTTCAACTTCGGCGCGATGGAGAACAAGGGGCTGAACATCTTCAACAGCCGCTACATCCTCGCCGATCCCGACACCGCCACCGATTACGATTACGACGCGATCGCGGCGGTGGTGGCACACGAATATTTCCACAATTGGTCGGGCAATCGCATCACCTGCCGCGACTGGTTCCAGCTCAGCCTCAAGGAAGGCTTCACCGTCTATCGCGACCAGGGCTTTTCCGCGGATCAGGGCTCGGCGGCGGTCAAGCGGATCGAGGACGTGCGCGGCCTGCGCGCCGCGCAATTCCCCGAGGATGCCGGTCCGCTCGCGCATCCGGTGCGCCCCGAGAGCTATATCGAGATCGGCAATTTCTATACGGCAACGATCTACAACAAGGGCGCCGAGCTGATCCGCATGATGGCGACGATCCTCGGCCCGCAGGCGTTCCGTGCCGCCACCGACCTCTATTTCACCCGCTTCGACGGCACCGCCGCGACCTGCGAGGATTTCGTCGCCTGCATGGAGGAGGCGAGCGGCCGCGACCTGACCCAGTTCCGCTTGTGGTACAGCCAGGCGGGCACGCCGCGCGTCGCCGCCAGCCTGTCGCATCAGGCCGGCGACGGGCGCGCGACCTTGCGCCTCGCGCAGCACGTGCCGGCGACGCCGGGCCAGCCCGACAAGCAGCCGATGGTGCTGCCGCTGCGCATCCGCGTGTTCGGGGCGGAGACCGGCCGCGCGCTCGGCGACGAGCAACTGGTGCTGCTCGACGAGGCGGCGAGCACGATCGTGTTCGACGGCATCACCGAACGGCCGGTGCTGTCGGTCAACCGCGGCTTCTCGGCACCGGTGATCATCGAGAGCGACCGGTCGGCCGCCGACCTCGCCTTCCTCAGCGCGCACGACGACGATCCCTTCGCGCGCTACGAGGCGATGCAGCAATTGATGCTCGACACTTTGGTGGCGACGACGATCGAGGGGCGGCCCGACAATGACGCGGTGATCACCGCGGTCGCCAACACGCTCGACGACCGCACGCTCGATCCGGCGTTCGTCGCCGAGGCGGTGCTGCTGCCGTCGGAGGGGTTCATCGGCGACCAGCTCGCGATGGTCGATCCCGAGGCGATCTTCCGCGCGCGCGAAGGGCTGCGCCGGGCGCTCGGGCTGCGCCTCGCCGACCGGTGGCGCGACGCCTATGAGCGTGCGCCGGACGGTCCCTATGTCTACAGCCCGGCGGCGAAGGGCCATCGCCGGCTGCGCAGCGTCGCGCTCGGCTATATCGCGGCGAGCGGCGCCGATGACGCCGCGACGATCGCCTTCCGCCAGTTCGAGCGTGCCGACAATATGACCGACCGGCAGGGTGCGCTCGGCACGCTCGCCAACGGCTATTCGGACGAGCGCGAGGCGGCGCTCGACATCTTCTACCATCGCTATGCCGGCAACTCGCTGGTGATCGACAAATGGTTCCAAACGCAGGCGCTGTCGTCACGCGACGACACCGGGCGGCTGGTCGCCGACCTCGCCCGGCATCCCGATTTCACCCTCGCCAATCCCAATCGCGCCCGCGCGCTGGTCGGTGCGTTCGGGGCGAACCAGCGGGCGTTCAACGCGGCGGACGGTTCGGGCTATCGCTTCCTCGCCGACCAGCTCATCGCGCTCGACAAGCTCAATCCGCAGACCGCGGCGAAGCTGCTGCCGCCGCTGGCACGGTGGCGGCGTTTCGATTCGGATCGGGCCGCGCTGATGCGCGGCGCGCTGGAGCGGATCGTCGCGACGCCGGGCCTGTCGAAGGACGTGTTCGAACAGGCGTCGAAGAGCCTGGGGTAA
- a CDS encoding M28 family peptidase translates to MIRTLGALAALTLAASAPAQTSTPATQANTAAAQANALLNRALPADQAAMKAHVLFLASDAMKGREAGSPEFDIAAQYVAAQFYAAGLRPAGDAGSYLQTVPLVVYKAADEGAMAWTASGGKAQPLIFGTDYIPAANPARAETQVTAPVVFAGRGIVAPQYGVDDYAGIDARGRIVAIFAGAPGTFAGEERAYFAAAATKAQIAAAHGAIGIVMLESPRPAARQRPFSASGYANPRTTWAMPAGTGTSPAPTTPVLGTLSQAGATKLFGSAAWSKIAAQAKADKPAYTPLSLSGTLSATTHTAFTPGASSNVVGVVPGADPLLAKEVVILSAHLDHIGVSAGGEGDRINNGALDNAIGIASLIEEARRFTASGKPPRRTVMFLAVTGEEKGLIGSSYFVDHPTVPLADIVADVNLDMPVLLYRFEDMIAFGAQRSTLGPIVARAVGAVGVGLSPDPMPEQGFFTRSDHFNFVRKGIPSVFLWPGIKGAGKAPFEDFLANRYHRPGDDLTQPILWDQGVRFVSTNYAIAREIADGDARPVWNKGDYFGTTYKGPMAR, encoded by the coding sequence ATGATCCGTACTCTTGGCGCGCTCGCCGCGCTGACCCTCGCCGCGTCCGCACCGGCGCAGACCTCTACGCCCGCCACGCAGGCCAACACGGCCGCCGCGCAGGCCAATGCGCTGCTCAACCGAGCGCTGCCCGCCGATCAGGCGGCGATGAAGGCGCACGTCCTGTTCCTCGCCTCGGATGCGATGAAGGGGCGCGAGGCGGGCAGCCCCGAATTCGATATCGCCGCGCAATATGTCGCGGCGCAATTCTATGCCGCCGGCCTGCGCCCCGCCGGCGATGCGGGCAGCTATTTGCAGACGGTGCCGCTCGTCGTCTACAAGGCGGCGGACGAGGGGGCGATGGCGTGGACCGCATCCGGCGGCAAAGCGCAGCCTTTGATCTTCGGCACGGACTATATCCCCGCCGCCAATCCGGCGCGTGCCGAGACGCAGGTGACTGCGCCCGTCGTCTTCGCCGGTCGCGGCATCGTCGCGCCGCAATATGGCGTCGACGATTATGCCGGCATCGATGCGCGCGGCCGGATCGTCGCGATCTTCGCCGGCGCGCCGGGCACGTTCGCGGGCGAGGAACGCGCCTATTTCGCCGCCGCCGCGACCAAAGCGCAGATCGCCGCGGCGCATGGCGCGATCGGCATCGTCATGCTCGAATCGCCGCGCCCCGCCGCGCGCCAGCGGCCGTTCTCGGCGAGCGGCTACGCCAATCCACGCACCACCTGGGCGATGCCGGCGGGCACCGGCACCAGCCCCGCACCGACCACGCCGGTGCTCGGCACGCTCAGCCAGGCCGGCGCGACGAAGCTCTTCGGCAGCGCTGCGTGGAGCAAAATCGCCGCGCAGGCCAAAGCGGACAAACCCGCTTACACGCCGCTGTCGCTGTCCGGCACGCTGTCGGCGACGACGCACACCGCCTTCACCCCGGGCGCGAGCAGCAACGTCGTCGGCGTCGTGCCCGGCGCCGATCCGTTGCTCGCGAAGGAGGTGGTGATCCTCTCGGCACATCTCGACCATATCGGCGTCAGCGCGGGCGGGGAGGGCGACCGGATCAACAACGGTGCGCTCGACAATGCGATCGGCATCGCCAGCCTGATCGAGGAAGCCAGACGCTTCACCGCCAGCGGCAAGCCGCCGCGCCGCACCGTGATGTTCCTCGCGGTGACCGGCGAGGAGAAGGGGCTGATCGGGTCGAGCTATTTCGTCGATCACCCGACCGTGCCGCTCGCCGACATCGTCGCCGACGTCAATCTCGACATGCCGGTGCTGCTCTACCGGTTCGAGGACATGATCGCCTTCGGCGCGCAGCGCTCGACGCTCGGCCCGATCGTGGCGCGGGCGGTGGGCGCGGTCGGCGTCGGCCTGTCGCCCGATCCGATGCCCGAACAGGGCTTCTTCACCCGCTCGGACCATTTCAACTTCGTCCGCAAGGGCATCCCCTCGGTCTTCCTGTGGCCGGGGATCAAGGGCGCGGGCAAGGCGCCGTTCGAGGATTTCCTCGCCAACCGCTACCACCGCCCCGGCGACGACCTGACCCAGCCGATCCTGTGGGACCAGGGCGTGCGCTTCGTGTCGACCAATTACGCGATCGCCCGCGAGATCGCCGACGGCGACGCGCGGCCGGTCTGGAACAAGGGCGATTATTTCGGCACCACCTACAAGGGGCCGATGGCACGGTAG
- a CDS encoding epimerase produces MLLIFGLGYTAARIAAAWPGATLGTTRDGRDGSLRFADAAAVRPAIAAATHILSSVPPEGEDDPVLARYGDALDGRRLFYLSSTGVYGDAAGAWVDESAPTGSRRRAARAAADAAWLARGARVFRLPGIYGPGRSPLDRVAAGKAHRIGLPDQLFSRVHVDDIVGGVLAARDAPAGAYNLADDRPCSQDEVVAFAAHLLGLPPPPVVALETLSPMARGFYAENRRVANGKAKRLLGWRPAYRDYRFGLRALNAMTSPTPVSAAPAVASGDQR; encoded by the coding sequence ATGCTCCTGATCTTCGGCCTCGGTTACACCGCCGCGCGCATCGCCGCCGCCTGGCCCGGCGCGACGCTGGGCACGACGCGCGACGGCCGCGACGGCAGTCTGCGCTTCGCCGACGCGGCGGCGGTGCGGCCGGCGATCGCCGCGGCGACGCACATCCTGTCCTCGGTGCCGCCGGAGGGCGAGGACGATCCGGTGCTCGCCCGCTACGGCGACGCGCTCGACGGCCGCCGGCTCTTCTATCTCTCCTCGACCGGCGTCTACGGCGACGCCGCCGGCGCCTGGGTCGACGAGAGCGCGCCGACCGGCTCCCGCCGCCGCGCCGCCCGCGCCGCCGCCGACGCCGCATGGCTGGCCCGCGGCGCGCGCGTCTTCCGCCTGCCCGGCATCTACGGTCCCGGCCGCTCGCCGCTCGACCGCGTCGCCGCGGGCAAGGCGCATCGCATCGGCCTGCCCGATCAGCTGTTCAGCCGCGTCCATGTCGACGATATCGTCGGCGGCGTGCTCGCCGCGCGCGACGCCCCCGCCGGCGCGTACAATCTCGCCGACGACCGGCCCTGTTCGCAGGACGAGGTCGTCGCCTTCGCCGCGCATCTGCTCGGCCTGCCGCCGCCGCCGGTGGTGGCGCTGGAGACGCTGAGCCCGATGGCGCGCGGCTTCTATGCCGAGAACCGCCGCGTCGCCAACGGCAAGGCGAAGCGCCTCCTCGGCTGGCGTCCCGCCTATCGCGATTACCGGTTCGGCCTGCGCGCCCTTAACGCGATGACCAGCCCGACTCCGGTCAGCGCCGCCCCCGCCGTGGCGAGCGGCGACCAGCGATAA